In a genomic window of Cyanobacteria bacterium GSL.Bin1:
- a CDS encoding DUF3727 domain-containing protein — MSSSPFSQDQPPSSPEIKVLIDEDARSLYCYVEQSFTSKGVQYYLLMPIDSPVSIIMWDEDEDAEQAILIEDEPEIDRLFSKAEASLAEEELTLKRTSFTLTVAGELPEPEDDDILTLEIETERAWEAEEFQLLATFIHDDQEYGVYTPLVPLLFFAKAQPDGELELLSLDELKTIQPILEEWMFN, encoded by the coding sequence ATGTCCTCATCTCCTTTTTCTCAAGATCAGCCACCTTCCTCCCCAGAAATTAAAGTTCTGATTGATGAAGATGCGCGTTCATTATATTGTTATGTTGAACAGTCTTTTACTTCTAAAGGCGTTCAATACTATCTTTTAATGCCAATCGATTCTCCCGTTTCAATTATTATGTGGGATGAGGACGAAGATGCAGAACAAGCCATTTTAATTGAAGACGAACCAGAAATTGATCGGCTTTTCTCTAAAGCAGAAGCCAGTTTAGCTGAAGAAGAACTGACGCTGAAGCGTACTTCCTTCACGCTAACAGTTGCAGGCGAATTACCAGAACCAGAAGATGATGATATCTTGACTTTAGAAATTGAAACGGAACGTGCCTGGGAAGCTGAAGAATTCCAACTGCTAGCGACATTCATCCACGATGATCAAGAATATGGGGTTTATACCCCTCTAGTTCCTTTACTTTTCTTTGCAAAAGCACAACCAGATGGTGAATTGGAACTCCTTTCTCTGGATGAGCTAAAAACCATTCAGCCGATCTTAGAAGAATGGATGTTTAATTAA